One Pseudoclavibacter endophyticus DNA segment encodes these proteins:
- a CDS encoding very short patch repair endonuclease → MDGRPRSNERTRRSDSESASYASTPGVRSRMQLQRTRDTAPELAVRRLLHAMGLRYRVDRAPLPKLRRRADIVFGPAKVAVFIDGCFWHGCPEHCRRETQANPAYWSGKIASNRARDADTDSRLVDAGWTPVRIWEHEPAQSAAERIASIVRQRRSS, encoded by the coding sequence GTGGACGGCCGGCCGAGATCGAATGAGCGCACCAGACGCTCGGACTCCGAGTCCGCGTCCTATGCCTCAACGCCGGGCGTCCGCAGCCGGATGCAGCTGCAGCGCACGCGCGACACCGCGCCGGAGCTCGCCGTCCGGAGGCTCCTGCACGCGATGGGGCTCCGATACCGCGTCGACCGCGCCCCGTTGCCGAAGTTGCGGCGGCGGGCCGACATCGTCTTTGGACCTGCGAAGGTCGCCGTGTTCATCGACGGCTGCTTCTGGCACGGCTGCCCCGAGCACTGCCGGCGGGAGACGCAGGCGAACCCCGCGTACTGGTCGGGCAAGATCGCCAGCAACCGGGCCCGGGATGCCGACACTGACTCCCGGCTCGTGGACGCTGGGTGGACCCCGGTGCGCATCTGGGAGCACGAGCCAGCGCAGTCGGCCGCCGAGCGCATCGCCTCGATCGTCCGGCAGCGGCGCTCGTCATAG
- a CDS encoding DUF3883 domain-containing protein has translation MRLPPEPVLLAARRWLEILPASGGIPRAQALLNTHRQYSDLSPTQYSTALAWLSDMGLLGFPGSGAPPASRILGAIFENAAPTWFQDADELVRSPDDLPSDIVSAGEALGVGAGEVYEELVSSWGKVDTAVREQVGAAGEAAFVQMLRDGTDGRVDHVSTWSDGFGYDIAFSQGPVAAHLEVKSTTRAGRFTAYLSRHECEVMLRDSHWVLVAVRLTPGLEVVGVGSVPKEWIAANVPCDSTPSVSWASCKVEVPAAVIEDRVPQLGVDAAGALPPWRAGAVA, from the coding sequence GTGCGTCTTCCACCTGAGCCCGTGCTTCTCGCGGCCAGGCGCTGGCTGGAGATACTCCCAGCGAGCGGGGGCATTCCGCGCGCCCAGGCCCTGCTCAACACGCACAGGCAGTACAGCGACCTCTCGCCGACCCAGTACTCCACTGCGCTCGCGTGGCTCAGCGACATGGGGCTCCTGGGCTTCCCGGGGTCCGGTGCTCCCCCGGCCAGCCGCATCCTCGGCGCGATCTTCGAGAACGCAGCGCCGACGTGGTTCCAGGACGCGGACGAGCTCGTCCGGTCGCCCGACGATCTCCCGTCGGACATCGTCTCTGCCGGGGAGGCCCTGGGCGTCGGTGCGGGCGAGGTGTACGAGGAGCTCGTCAGCAGCTGGGGCAAGGTCGACACAGCTGTGCGCGAGCAGGTCGGTGCGGCAGGAGAAGCGGCGTTCGTCCAGATGCTCCGAGACGGAACCGACGGCCGTGTCGACCACGTGTCGACGTGGTCCGACGGGTTCGGCTACGACATCGCTTTCAGCCAGGGTCCCGTCGCCGCCCACCTCGAGGTGAAGAGCACGACGCGGGCCGGCCGGTTCACCGCGTACCTGTCGCGCCACGAGTGCGAAGTAATGCTGCGCGACAGCCATTGGGTCCTGGTCGCGGTGCGCCTGACTCCCGGTCTCGAGGTCGTCGGCGTCGGCTCGGTTCCCAAAGAGTGGATCGCCGCGAACGTGCCGTGTGACTCGACGCCGTCGGTCAGCTGGGCGTCGTGCAAGGTCGAGGTGCCCGCGGCGGTCATCGAGGACCGCGTGCCGCAGCTCGGGGTGGACGCAGCGGGCGCGCTTCCGCCGTGGCGCGCGGGCGCAGTCGCGTGA
- a CDS encoding heterodisulfide reductase-related iron-sulfur binding cluster translates to MEQPAWDDPESSAGTMVRGALWLLQVVGEGGTFTKNQLRDAFPGVSQVDRRIRDLRDYGWVVHSSTEEASLLAEDQRFVKAGVAVWDPQERRKAAPRKAIPSKERRAVLARDGYMCTLCGIAGAEPYRDDPVMTAVLSVSRRKVRTLEGTETEMLVTECNRCRSGQDKAPIDIGDAVAAANALSPGDRRRLLRWMERGRRGMTELDRAWEAYLRTPVDLRPEIAERLRDQQ, encoded by the coding sequence GTGGAACAACCGGCGTGGGACGACCCCGAGTCATCGGCGGGGACGATGGTCCGCGGGGCGCTCTGGCTCCTGCAGGTCGTCGGCGAGGGAGGCACCTTCACGAAGAACCAGCTGCGGGATGCCTTCCCCGGCGTGTCGCAAGTGGACAGGCGCATCCGTGACCTCCGTGACTACGGGTGGGTCGTGCACTCCAGCACCGAAGAGGCGTCTCTGCTCGCCGAGGACCAGCGATTCGTGAAGGCCGGAGTCGCCGTGTGGGACCCGCAGGAGCGCCGGAAGGCTGCGCCGCGGAAGGCCATCCCGAGCAAGGAGCGGCGAGCAGTCCTCGCGCGCGACGGCTACATGTGCACCCTCTGCGGGATCGCGGGCGCGGAGCCGTACCGGGACGACCCTGTGATGACCGCAGTCCTGTCGGTCTCGCGCCGGAAGGTCCGCACGCTAGAGGGCACTGAGACCGAGATGCTCGTCACCGAGTGCAACAGGTGCAGGTCCGGGCAGGACAAAGCACCGATCGACATAGGCGACGCCGTCGCGGCCGCCAACGCCCTCAGCCCGGGCGACCGCCGTCGGCTTCTCCGCTGGATGGAGCGCGGCCGGCGAGGCATGACGGAGCTCGACCGCGCCTGGGAGGCGTACCTCAGGACCCCCGTCGATCTGCGGCCGGAGATCGCCGAGCGGCTGCGGGACCAGCAGTAG